Proteins encoded by one window of Salvia splendens isolate huo1 chromosome 14, SspV2, whole genome shotgun sequence:
- the LOC121764185 gene encoding uncharacterized protein LOC121764185 — protein sequence MARHTHVAKLPYPINQEEIRALLKYAGARGGLIKDFAGRAQILTKLPQDDVKFKFSDVCKAAFPFLKDRLMSYSIIRGHDWNHSFEAQRNYDVTKKEMLSLVFAFEKFRQHLRGSKVMVYTNHAAIKYLSSKRRSNPYLIRWLLLLQEFEWEAVDRRRCENIEAGHLRQILQKENTKAIPNHFPKRHMHLIKSKSEE from the exons ATGGCAAGGCACACTCATGTGGCAAAACTTCCGTACCCTATTAACCAGGAGGAGATCAGAGCCTTGTTAAAGTACGCTGGGGCTCGTGGAGGACTCATCAAGGATTTCGCCGGAAGAGCCCAGATCTTGACGAAGCTTCCCCAGGATGACgtaaagtttaaattttctgATGTCTGCAAGGCCGCGTTCCCATTTCTGAAAGATCGATTGATGAGTTATTCTATAATACGCGGCCATGACTGGAATCACTCCTTTGAG GCGCAAAGGAACTATGATGTGACCAAAAAAGAGATGCTATCATTAGTCTTCGCATTTGAGAAGTTCAGACAACACCTACGAGGTTCCAAAGTGATGGTGTATACAAACCAtgcggccatcaaatacctATCGTCGAAGAGGAGATCAAACCCGTATTTGATCAGATGGTtactccttctacaggagtttgagTGGGAAGCAGTTGATAGGAGAAGATGTGAAAACATAGAGGCGGGTCACCTACGCCAAATTCTGCAAAAAGAAAATACGAAAGCCATTCCAAACCACTTCCCTAAAAGGCACATGCATCTGATCAAGTCGAAGTCTGAAGAATAG